The Streptomyces cadmiisoli genome has a segment encoding these proteins:
- a CDS encoding GNAT family N-acetyltransferase, with product MLPDDWHLTEDVDDFLARAGDFLRSRPALHTTPLSLTEKIRTLGAAAHGAGVPVFGRLEQAGEVHATFYRFPSRGLSVTSLTPEQADTLAARLVALGHSLPWITADDSTAGAFAEAWQRHTGATPTVRVRLHLYRLDTLTPPEPVPAGRGRLVGEEEHEHLMRWCREFAADVGEEVTIDAASWAGTRFAEKRYTFWETPDGTPVSMAGVNPMVGGQVRVDPVYTPAHLRGQGYAGAVTVEVSRAALAAGAKEVVLYTNAANPTSNALYQRLGYRPVTDFVVYDFG from the coding sequence ATGCTCCCGGACGACTGGCACCTCACCGAAGACGTAGACGATTTCCTGGCCCGAGCCGGAGATTTCCTGCGCTCGCGCCCCGCCCTGCACACCACGCCTCTGTCGCTGACCGAGAAGATCCGCACACTCGGAGCGGCCGCTCACGGCGCCGGAGTCCCCGTCTTCGGGCGACTGGAGCAGGCGGGCGAGGTCCACGCCACCTTCTACCGCTTCCCGTCCCGGGGCTTGAGCGTCACCTCCCTCACCCCCGAGCAGGCCGACACCCTTGCCGCCCGTCTGGTCGCCCTCGGCCACTCCCTCCCTTGGATCACCGCGGATGACAGCACCGCCGGCGCTTTCGCCGAAGCCTGGCAGCGGCACACGGGCGCGACGCCGACGGTCCGGGTCCGGCTCCACCTGTACCGCCTCGACACGCTCACCCCGCCGGAGCCGGTCCCCGCGGGCCGGGGCCGCCTGGTGGGTGAGGAGGAGCACGAGCACCTCATGCGTTGGTGCCGTGAGTTCGCGGCGGACGTGGGGGAGGAGGTCACCATCGACGCCGCGTCCTGGGCCGGCACCCGCTTCGCCGAGAAGCGCTACACGTTCTGGGAGACCCCGGACGGCACGCCCGTCTCCATGGCGGGCGTGAACCCGATGGTCGGCGGCCAGGTCCGGGTGGACCCGGTCTACACCCCGGCCCACCTGCGCGGCCAGGGTTACGCGGGCGCCGTGACGGTCGAGGTCAGCCGGGCCGCACTCGCCGCGGGCGCCAAGGAGGTCGTGCTGTACACGAACGCGGCCAACCCCACCAGCAACGCCCTCTACCAGCGGCTCGGATACCGCCCGGTCACCGACTTCGTCGTGTACGACTTCGGGTAG
- the wrbA gene encoding NAD(P)H:quinone oxidoreductase produces the protein MNTPVKLAVVYYSSTGTIATIAQEIAQAAEKAGAEVRLLKAAELAPQSAIDSNPAWAANAAATADVAVATPEDLDWADAIIFGSPTRFGNIAAQLKQFIDTLGGLWAQGKLADKVYSGFTSTATTHGGQESTLLALYNSVHHFGGILVTPGYTDPAKFADGNPYGTSHVDAQGNNPVNDTTRTAARVQAERVVKVTAGLKAAASA, from the coding sequence GTGAATACCCCTGTCAAGCTTGCCGTCGTCTACTACTCCTCCACCGGCACCATCGCCACGATCGCCCAGGAGATCGCCCAGGCCGCGGAGAAGGCCGGCGCTGAGGTCCGTCTGCTCAAGGCCGCCGAGCTTGCCCCCCAGTCGGCGATCGACTCCAACCCCGCCTGGGCCGCGAACGCCGCCGCGACGGCCGACGTCGCCGTCGCCACCCCCGAGGACCTGGACTGGGCCGACGCGATCATCTTCGGTTCGCCCACCCGCTTCGGCAACATCGCCGCGCAGCTCAAGCAGTTCATCGACACCCTCGGTGGCCTGTGGGCGCAGGGCAAGCTGGCCGACAAGGTCTACAGCGGCTTCACCTCCACCGCCACCACCCACGGTGGCCAGGAGTCGACGCTCCTCGCGCTGTACAACTCCGTCCACCACTTCGGCGGCATCCTCGTGACCCCCGGTTACACGGACCCGGCCAAGTTCGCCGACGGCAACCCCTACGGCACCTCCCACGTGGACGCCCAGGGCAACAACCCGGTCAACGACACCACGCGCACCGCCGCGCGGGTCCAGGCCGAGCGCGTGGTCAAGGTCACCGCCGGCCTCAAGGCCGCCGCCTCCGCCTGA